GCTTCGCCTCCTTCGAGAGGCTGATGCAACGCTCACAGTTGTGCGGCTGGCCAATGATCGCGGCAATAGCCGACCGGGTCAGCAGCAATTTCGATCCCGCGCCATCGGACGCATTCTCACAGCTGGCGCGCCCGTTGCCGACGCTGCTCCACTTTTCCGGCAAGGATCGTGAGCGTCACGACCTCCTCGCGCAATTGGAGCGGATGGACGCCCTGGGTCTGGATCAACTCCTGCTCCTCAGTGGTGATCGTCTGCCCGGCCACGAGCCCGGCCAGAAATCGGTCCGCTATCTGGAATCAGTACCAGCGCTGCAGATCGTCCGGAGTGCCAGGCCGGCCTGGCTGCTCGGTGCTGCCCTTAATCCGTTCAAGTACCACGAGGAGGAAGGCGGCGCGCAGTACTTCAAGGCTGAGAAGAAGCTTGCGGCAGGTGCAGACTTCCTCACCCTGCAATTGGGGTTTGATGCGCAGAAACATCTGGAGGCCCACCAGTGGGTGCAGCAGCAAGCGTCTCCTGTTCCGCTGCTGGCCTGCGTCATGCAGCTGACCCTCAGCCGTGCCGCCATCCTGGAGCATGTTCCCGGCTTAGTGATTTCCCCCTTGATGCGCGACCTACTGGCCGCAGAAGAAGCCATCTCCAGTGCATACGCTCGGGAGCGCAGCCTTACACGCCTTGGTCTGCAGATCATTGGTCTGCGCTTGATGGGGTACGCCGGCATCCACCTGTCAGGCATCCACGACCCAGAGCAGCTGCACGCCCTGGAGCAAGTCATCGAAGCCCGAATGGCAGACATTCAGACGCTGGAGCAATGGTCTGTTGCCTGGGAAGCCAGTTGGCAGCTATCCGGTCAACCAGTTGTGACATTCCAGCCGCCCCATGCCGATTGGCAGTTGGGCATGTCTCACGTCAGTGCCACTAGAAAGGAACAGCTCCGCTACCACGTGCTGTCGGGCCTGCATTCCCTACTGTTCAGCCATACCAACTCGCTGAGCAGAGGGTTCGGCTGGATACTCAAGCGCCCCCTCTGGCACACGCCGCCTGGCAGACGCTGGCTTCATCAGCTGGAGCGCAGCCTGAAAAGGCCGGTCGTAGGCTGTGATACCTGCGGCAACTGCCGCCTTGAAGACACCTTGTACATTTGCCCGGAAACCTGCCCCAAGGGACTTGCGAACGGCCCCTGCGGAGGAACCCGGCTCAATCGTTGCGAGTTCGGCGATAGAGAGTGCATTCACAGCATCAAGTACCGAACGGCAAAGGCAATCGGCCAGACACGCGTGCTGACCGATCGCCTGATCCCATGCGTGGACGCCGACTCCCGATATCAAAGCTCTTGGCCTCGTTGGTTTGAGCCCCCTTCAGAAGGGGCTCAAAGCGAAAAGAGCAGCTCAAACGATGCACCGGAAGAAGCCTAGGAGAGGCTGAATAACCACGGTTTTCGGCGTCTTGTCGATGGGCTCAGGGATCGACCTGCCCCATCAGCTCCGCCACCGACTCCGGACGGTTTGCATAGCGCTGCGCCAGCACTGCACAAACCATCAGTTGGATCTGGTGGAACAGCATCAGCGGCAGGATCAGCATGCCGATTCCCGCGCCGGCGAACAGCACCTGGGCCATGGGCACGCCGGTTGCCAGGCTCTTCTTAGAGCCACAGAAGAGGATGGTGATGCGATCTTCCTGATTGAAGCCCAAGCGCTTGCCCAGCTGCGAGGTGCACAGCAGCACCAGCGCCAGCAGCACGCAGCAGACCAGCAGAAGGCCGCCCAAGGCCTGCAGCGGCACCTGGTGCCAGAGCCCCTCGACCACCGCCTCGCTGAATGCGCCATAGACCACCAGCAGGATCGAGCCCTGGTCGACGAACTTCAGCCAGTTCTTGTTGCGCGTCACCCAGCCGCCAATCCAGCGGCGGGCGATCTGCCCGGCAATGAATGGCAGCAGCAACTGCAGCGTGATCTTGCCGATCGCATCCAAGGTCGAGCCGCCGTCGCCTTGCGTGCCCAGCAGCAGCGCCACCAGCAACGGGGTGAGGAAGATGCCGAACAGGCTGGACGCCGCCGCGCTGCAGATCGCAGCCGGAATATTGCCGCGCGCCAGCGAGGTGAAGGCGATGGCCGACTGCACTGTGGCCGGCAGCGCGCAGAGGTACAGCACGCCAAGGTACAGCTCCGGGGTCACCAGGGGCGCCAGCAGCGGCTTGAGCGCCAGGCCGAGCAGGGGGAACAGCACGAAGGTGCAGGCGAAGATCAGCAGATGCAGACGCCAGTGCAGCGCACCGGCAATCACGGACTCGCGTGACAGCTTGGCGCCATGCAGGAAAAACAGCAGGGCGATGCCCAGGTTGGTGACCCAGGAAAACACCACCGCCGCCTGGCCGCTGACCGGCAACAGGCTGGCGCAGATGACCACGGCGAGCAGGCTCTGCGTGAACCGATCGGGGAGTAGGCTGGACAGGGACATGAATGGTTCTCGTGCTTGTAGGACAGTGGGCGCGACACTATCGTGTTGCGCCATTACCGA
The sequence above is drawn from the Pseudomonas sp. Z8(2022) genome and encodes:
- a CDS encoding methylenetetrahydrofolate reductase C-terminal domain-containing protein, translated to MSMLRQALQEQRFVCVVEFIPKPSAERFASFERLMQRSQLCGWPMIAAIADRVSSNFDPAPSDAFSQLARPLPTLLHFSGKDRERHDLLAQLERMDALGLDQLLLLSGDRLPGHEPGQKSVRYLESVPALQIVRSARPAWLLGAALNPFKYHEEEGGAQYFKAEKKLAAGADFLTLQLGFDAQKHLEAHQWVQQQASPVPLLACVMQLTLSRAAILEHVPGLVISPLMRDLLAAEEAISSAYARERSLTRLGLQIIGLRLMGYAGIHLSGIHDPEQLHALEQVIEARMADIQTLEQWSVAWEASWQLSGQPVVTFQPPHADWQLGMSHVSATRKEQLRYHVLSGLHSLLFSHTNSLSRGFGWILKRPLWHTPPGRRWLHQLERSLKRPVVGCDTCGNCRLEDTLYICPETCPKGLANGPCGGTRLNRCEFGDRECIHSIKYRTAKAIGQTRVLTDRLIPCVDADSRYQSSWPRWFEPPSEGAQSEKSSSNDAPEEA
- a CDS encoding bile acid:sodium symporter family protein codes for the protein MSLSSLLPDRFTQSLLAVVICASLLPVSGQAAVVFSWVTNLGIALLFFLHGAKLSRESVIAGALHWRLHLLIFACTFVLFPLLGLALKPLLAPLVTPELYLGVLYLCALPATVQSAIAFTSLARGNIPAAICSAAASSLFGIFLTPLLVALLLGTQGDGGSTLDAIGKITLQLLLPFIAGQIARRWIGGWVTRNKNWLKFVDQGSILLVVYGAFSEAVVEGLWHQVPLQALGGLLLVCCVLLALVLLCTSQLGKRLGFNQEDRITILFCGSKKSLATGVPMAQVLFAGAGIGMLILPLMLFHQIQLMVCAVLAQRYANRPESVAELMGQVDP